A genomic segment from Clostridium pasteurianum BC1 encodes:
- a CDS encoding MFS transporter, with product MFKFRLHNKQNTEQTVDKKALIFGLISVFLCGIGFSIITPVVPFLVQPYTNNPREQAIVVTMLTSVYAVCVFLAAPVLGALSDKYGRRPLLLVCLLGSAMGYLVFGIGGALWVLFAGRIIEGITGGSISTIFAYFSDIIPREHRTKYFGWMSAVVGVGAVIGPTLGGLLAKFGYSVPMYFGAIITLLNVVYGFFFMPESLDKNNRLKEITFVRLNPFIQLASILSMKNLKRLLVSAFLLWIPNGSLQAVFSQFTMDTFSWKPALIGLMFSIMGFQDIISQGFIMPRLLIKLSDKQIAILGMVSEIIGYSLIAASALFSFYPLLIAGMFIFAFGDSIFGPSFNGMLSKSVDSSEQGRIQGGSQSIQALARMIGPIIGGQIYVSLGHAAPAFMGMILISAAIPVLYKGTHVNV from the coding sequence ATGTTCAAATTTAGATTACACAATAAGCAGAACACAGAACAAACCGTAGATAAAAAGGCTTTAATATTCGGTCTTATCTCTGTGTTTCTTTGCGGAATAGGCTTTAGTATAATAACACCTGTCGTCCCATTCTTAGTGCAGCCTTATACAAACAATCCAAGAGAACAAGCTATAGTTGTTACAATGCTGACATCTGTTTATGCAGTCTGCGTGTTTTTGGCGGCCCCAGTACTTGGAGCTTTGAGCGACAAATATGGCCGTCGTCCATTGCTCTTAGTATGCCTTTTGGGTTCCGCAATGGGGTACTTAGTTTTTGGTATAGGAGGAGCTCTATGGGTACTATTTGCTGGACGCATAATAGAAGGTATAACAGGTGGGAGCATAAGCACCATCTTCGCATATTTTTCAGACATCATTCCTAGAGAACATAGAACCAAATACTTTGGATGGATGAGTGCGGTTGTGGGTGTAGGCGCCGTCATTGGCCCAACTCTAGGCGGATTACTTGCCAAGTTTGGTTATTCTGTACCCATGTATTTTGGAGCAATAATAACTTTATTGAATGTTGTTTATGGATTCTTTTTTATGCCTGAGAGCCTTGACAAGAATAATAGACTGAAAGAGATTACCTTTGTAAGACTGAATCCATTTATACAGCTTGCCAGCATACTTTCCATGAAAAACTTAAAAAGGCTGCTTGTCTCAGCGTTCTTACTTTGGATACCCAACGGATCTTTACAGGCAGTTTTTTCACAATTTACAATGGATACTTTCAGTTGGAAGCCTGCACTAATCGGACTTATGTTTTCAATTATGGGCTTCCAAGACATCATTTCACAAGGTTTCATAATGCCAAGGCTTTTGATAAAACTTAGTGATAAACAGATAGCAATTCTTGGAATGGTCTCGGAGATTATAGGTTACAGTCTTATTGCAGCATCGGCTTTGTTCTCATTCTATCCCCTTCTTATCGCTGGAATGTTTATATTTGCTTTTGGTGATTCCATCTTCGGGCCTTCATTCAATGGGATGCTCTCCAAGTCTGTGGATTCTAGTGAACAGGGAAGGATTCAAGGAGGCAGCCAATCTATTCAGGCTTTAGCAAGAATGATTGGGCCTATCATTGGAGGTCAAATATATGTATCACTTGGTCATGCTGCACCCGCTTTTATGGGTATGATCCTTATATCAGCGGCAATACCAGTTTTGTATAAGGGTACCCATGTAAATGTGTAA
- a CDS encoding HutD family protein gives MKYNVELLRQENYKPTFWSGGMATELTTYPLNSDYASKNFLWRLGVAKIDIPESTFSSLPKVSRKFMVIEGKITLDHENKYKKPLNSFEQDDFMGDWKTKTYGKASVFNLMTRENYNGELLHLNISPSKHLKFEYKTPLNKDLAAICFYTVNGGFNSTINDKVFETVKNDLILINCVNSSYTHEFMLSNNTSEITNIIVSIIYRN, from the coding sequence ATGAAATATAATGTAGAATTACTAAGGCAAGAAAATTATAAGCCAACATTTTGGTCTGGAGGCATGGCTACAGAACTGACAACATATCCGCTAAATTCTGATTATGCCAGTAAAAACTTTTTATGGAGGTTGGGAGTTGCTAAAATTGATATACCAGAATCTACTTTTAGTAGTCTACCAAAAGTTTCACGTAAATTTATGGTTATAGAAGGAAAAATAACTCTCGACCATGAAAATAAGTACAAGAAACCACTTAACTCCTTTGAGCAAGACGACTTTATGGGCGATTGGAAAACTAAAACTTATGGTAAAGCTTCTGTTTTTAATTTAATGACAAGGGAAAATTATAATGGTGAATTACTTCATCTTAATATTAGTCCTAGCAAACATCTTAAATTCGAATATAAAACTCCATTAAATAAAGATTTAGCAGCAATTTGTTTTTACACTGTAAATGGTGGATTTAATTCTACTATTAATGATAAAGTTTTTGAAACTGTTAAAAATGATTTAATTTTAATTAACTGTGTAAATTCAAGCTATACTCATGAATTTATGCTTTCTAACAATACTTCAGAAATTACTAATATAATAGTAAGCATAATTTATCGTAATTAG
- a CDS encoding SDR family oxidoreductase, with amino-acid sequence MEEIANSIVWLLSNKASFVTGSTLVMDGGFIS; translated from the coding sequence ATAGAAGAAATTGCAAATAGTATTGTATGGCTTCTATCAAATAAAGCTTCTTTTGTTACTGGCTCAACATTAGTTATGGATGGTGGCTTTATTTCTTAA
- a CDS encoding AAA domain-containing protein, with translation MDIYTELVLVKNSKTKKFEDKTDEINYLKYLQDKVEVTYIKNPNRVYSYNSLNIIIFESPKKVDLNQLIVYVSGFLVREPSIVLDFGEYIKIIEVKGKTEVYHKSKVAYENSCLNSKQAKAVFEYFKKLSPYISVTEDGRTALFDLYKKITKISENSVLSTYLSGKSIKKHTYNNTKIFPFGFNLSQKKAVNTALENSISVIEGPPGTGKTQAILNIIGNAVCRGKTVAVVSGNNSATANVQEKLEKNGYGFITALLGKYDNKVDFFENKQADIPDLKEWNVEALEEKNLYEKLQDIDKDLDDLLKKQNEMLKLKEELSKFKVEQKYFEAYFNDEYITTSQYSLFRKWSSDLILNFMPYFERLMLRNNYIKLLSRIVLFVDYGIYKFKYISENQNIVIASLKRDYYNRIIEKTEQKIASLESDLKNRSYEKLMEQFIDISSKIFKISIQKRYSKGSRSKYTVKSFKYNFKEFIKDYPVILSTTNSIMTCISENYLFDYLIIDEASQVDLVTASLALACCKNVVIVGDVKQLPQIVPSNIKKISDDIFHGSNIGEAYNYSKYSIIASLMNLYKADLPVTLLSEHYRCHPQIIGFCNEKFYNNQLVIMTEKNENEVPLKIYKTVPGNHARKDRYGNEKGWYNLRQIEVIRDEIINADKDKYDDSSKVGIICPYRKQVTEANKYFEKTKIEIDTVHKFQGREKDTIIFSTVVNDINPFVDDENLINVAVSRAVKEFIMVTSNKLFKQHGTNIGDLTRYIQYNSLEDAVIDSPKVSVFDLLYSEYSEKLLQIMASSKHISEYKSENLMYSVIEEVLSYPEYISFKCVIHIPLNSIVKDFTKLDYEQRKFAENPWTHVDFLIFNKLDKEPVLAVEVDGYEYHRNNKDQISRDKIKDKILQQIKLPILRVATNESGEKKKLIEMLDMIIEESGGDGNNKDNEI, from the coding sequence ATGGACATATATACAGAATTAGTTTTAGTAAAAAACAGTAAAACAAAAAAATTTGAAGATAAAACTGATGAGATAAATTATTTGAAATATTTACAAGATAAAGTTGAAGTAACTTATATAAAAAATCCAAATAGAGTTTACAGCTATAATTCTTTAAATATTATTATATTTGAATCTCCTAAAAAAGTTGATTTGAATCAGCTTATTGTATATGTATCTGGATTTCTTGTAAGAGAGCCATCCATAGTGCTTGATTTTGGAGAATATATAAAAATAATTGAAGTTAAGGGGAAAACGGAGGTTTATCATAAGTCAAAAGTTGCTTATGAAAATTCATGCCTTAATTCCAAGCAAGCTAAAGCAGTTTTTGAATACTTTAAGAAATTATCACCATATATAAGTGTTACTGAAGATGGAAGAACTGCATTATTTGATCTATATAAAAAGATAACTAAGATTAGTGAAAATAGTGTTCTGTCAACTTACTTATCAGGAAAAAGTATTAAAAAACATACATATAACAATACTAAAATATTTCCCTTTGGATTTAATTTAAGTCAAAAGAAAGCAGTAAATACAGCTCTTGAGAATTCTATTAGTGTTATTGAAGGACCTCCTGGAACGGGCAAAACACAGGCTATATTAAATATTATTGGAAATGCAGTGTGCAGAGGCAAAACTGTTGCTGTTGTATCTGGTAATAATTCTGCAACTGCTAATGTTCAGGAGAAGCTTGAGAAAAATGGATATGGCTTTATAACTGCATTACTTGGTAAATATGATAATAAGGTTGATTTTTTTGAGAATAAACAGGCAGATATTCCTGATTTAAAGGAATGGAATGTGGAAGCTTTAGAGGAAAAGAATTTATATGAGAAACTTCAAGATATAGATAAGGATTTAGATGATCTACTCAAGAAGCAAAATGAAATGTTAAAATTAAAAGAAGAACTTTCAAAGTTTAAAGTAGAACAGAAATATTTTGAAGCGTATTTTAATGATGAATATATTACTACTTCACAATATTCTCTTTTTAGAAAATGGTCAAGTGATTTGATATTAAATTTTATGCCATACTTTGAAAGGCTTATGTTGAGAAATAATTACATAAAATTATTGAGTAGAATTGTTTTGTTTGTAGACTATGGAATTTATAAATTCAAGTATATAAGTGAAAATCAAAATATTGTAATTGCTTCACTTAAAAGAGATTATTACAATAGAATAATTGAAAAAACAGAACAGAAAATAGCTTCTTTAGAAAGTGATTTAAAAAATAGAAGCTATGAAAAACTAATGGAACAATTTATAGATATATCTTCAAAAATATTTAAAATATCCATTCAGAAGAGATATTCTAAGGGAAGTAGAAGTAAGTATACTGTAAAAAGCTTTAAGTATAATTTTAAAGAATTTATAAAGGATTATCCTGTTATATTAAGCACAACTAATTCAATAATGACCTGCATTTCAGAAAATTATCTGTTTGATTATTTAATTATTGATGAAGCCTCACAGGTAGATTTAGTTACAGCATCCTTAGCTCTTGCATGCTGCAAGAATGTAGTTATTGTGGGGGATGTAAAACAATTGCCGCAAATCGTTCCATCAAATATAAAGAAAATAAGTGACGATATTTTTCATGGAAGTAATATTGGAGAAGCTTATAATTACAGTAAATATAGCATTATAGCTTCCTTAATGAATTTATATAAGGCTGATTTGCCTGTAACTTTATTAAGTGAGCATTACAGATGTCATCCTCAAATAATAGGATTCTGCAATGAAAAATTTTATAATAATCAACTTGTAATTATGACTGAAAAAAATGAAAATGAGGTACCTTTAAAAATTTATAAAACGGTCCCAGGAAATCATGCACGCAAAGATAGATATGGTAATGAAAAAGGCTGGTACAATTTAAGGCAGATAGAGGTTATTAGAGATGAAATTATTAATGCTGATAAAGATAAGTATGATGACAGCAGTAAAGTAGGAATTATATGTCCCTATAGAAAGCAGGTTACAGAAGCTAATAAATACTTTGAAAAAACAAAAATAGAAATAGATACTGTACATAAATTTCAAGGAAGAGAAAAGGATACAATTATATTTTCTACAGTGGTAAACGACATAAATCCCTTTGTTGATGATGAAAATTTAATCAACGTAGCTGTATCCCGTGCTGTAAAAGAATTTATAATGGTTACATCTAATAAATTGTTTAAGCAGCATGGAACCAATATTGGGGATTTAACCAGATACATACAGTATAATTCATTAGAAGATGCCGTAATAGACAGCCCAAAGGTTTCAGTATTTGATTTATTATACAGTGAATACTCCGAAAAGCTTTTGCAAATAATGGCTTCAAGCAAACATATTTCTGAATATAAATCAGAAAATCTAATGTATAGTGTAATTGAAGAAGTGCTGTCTTATCCTGAATATATATCCTTTAAATGTGTTATTCATATACCTCTAAATTCTATAGTAAAAGATTTTACAAAACTGGATTATGAGCAAAGAAAATTTGCTGAAAATCCATGGACTCATGTTGATTTCTTAATATTCAATAAGTTAGATAAAGAACCAGTACTAGCTGTAGAAGTAGACGGATATGAGTATCATAGGAATAATAAAGATCAAATAAGTAGAGACAAAATAAAAGATAAAATATTACAGCAAATAAAATTGCCAATTCTTAGAGTTGCTACTAATGAGAGTGGTGAAAAGAAGAAGTTAATTGAAATGCTTGATATGATTATTGAAGAGTCTGGCGGGGATGGTAATAATAAAGATAATGAAATTTAA
- the ltrA gene encoding group II intron reverse transcriptase/maturase, translated as METKLERIAEISAKTRKPEFTSLYHHINDGMLRQCHKELDGNKAVGIDRVTKTKYEVNLEENISNLVKRLKNKSYKPLPSLRVFIPKGNGKMRPLGIASYEDKMVQLAVKKILEAIYEPRFLRNMHGFRPRRGCHDAIKEVYNGMYHGKINYIVDSDIKGFFNHMSHEWIMKFLGVYIKDPNLLWLINKYLKAGVITEGVFEESTDGSAQGNIISPIIANIYMHNVLMLWYKIVITKETKGDSFLTVYADDFIAGFQYKWEAEKYYGELKKRMGKFNLEMEDSKSRLLEFGKFAEGNRKARGEGKPETFDFLGFTFYCGRSRRGYPCVMLQTSRKKFRQKLKDTKKWLYENRTMPVKEMIKALNLKLVGHYRYYGVSFNGKMITNFLHRVQQFLSKTLNRRSDKKSYSWDGYIEMLKYYPLAKPKIYFKLF; from the coding sequence ATGGAAACAAAATTAGAAAGAATAGCAGAAATATCAGCAAAGACTCGAAAGCCAGAATTTACTTCGCTATATCATCATATTAATGATGGTATGCTAAGACAGTGCCACAAAGAACTAGATGGAAATAAGGCAGTAGGCATTGATAGAGTTACAAAAACAAAATACGAAGTAAATCTAGAAGAAAATATATCTAATTTAGTAAAACGGTTAAAGAATAAGTCATACAAACCTTTACCATCATTAAGAGTATTCATACCGAAAGGTAATGGAAAAATGCGACCATTAGGAATTGCATCCTATGAAGATAAGATGGTGCAACTAGCAGTAAAGAAGATACTGGAAGCAATCTATGAACCAAGATTTTTGAGAAATATGCATGGTTTCAGACCGAGACGAGGTTGTCATGATGCTATCAAGGAAGTTTATAACGGAATGTATCATGGAAAGATAAACTACATTGTTGATTCGGACATCAAAGGCTTCTTTAACCACATGAGTCATGAATGGATAATGAAATTTTTGGGAGTATACATAAAAGACCCAAATCTCCTATGGCTGATTAATAAATACTTGAAAGCTGGGGTAATAACTGAGGGCGTATTTGAAGAAAGTACAGATGGTTCTGCTCAAGGGAATATCATAAGCCCAATAATAGCAAATATTTATATGCATAACGTTCTAATGTTGTGGTATAAGATTGTTATTACAAAAGAAACAAAGGGAGATAGCTTTTTGACAGTTTATGCAGATGATTTTATAGCAGGATTCCAGTACAAATGGGAAGCTGAGAAATACTACGGTGAACTCAAGAAAAGAATGGGAAAATTCAATCTAGAGATGGAAGATAGTAAAAGTAGATTACTGGAGTTTGGTAAATTTGCAGAAGGAAACCGGAAAGCAAGGGGAGAAGGTAAACCAGAAACATTTGATTTCTTAGGATTTACATTTTACTGTGGAAGAAGTCGCAGAGGATATCCATGTGTCATGTTACAAACAAGTAGAAAGAAATTTAGACAAAAGCTAAAAGACACTAAAAAGTGGCTGTACGAGAATAGAACTATGCCAGTTAAGGAAATGATAAAGGCATTAAACCTCAAATTGGTTGGGCATTATAGGTACTATGGTGTATCTTTTAATGGTAAGATGATAACAAACTTTTTGCATAGAGTACAGCAATTTCTAAGTAAGACACTGAATAGGCGAAGCGATAAGAAAAGCTACAGCTGGGATGGATATATAGAAATGTTGAAATATTATCCTTTAGCGAAACCAAAGATATATTTTAAATTGTTTTAA
- a CDS encoding IS4 family transposase produces the protein MLNNQEYITAELGKMLYEILPISSKKLKNLVYIVLGILLSKSVIISEISEKLKDYYTEANEESKIKRIYRFFSSSTIKSDYLYYNFIDEIMINYIKRSTTNKLVVIFDHTTLEDKFLILKFSLKVGKRAVPLWYRIFEYNEKDNKNFKHIKQGIEEIKDLISSYNYEVVLLADRGFKSIDLFKFINKIGWKYCIRCTNDMLVNIEGKEKIKYLRDIKTLKKGVKKFNGILLSAEKYRCNLAVCKAEEAADTWYIVTNLDSKNAVNEYKKRFIIEEMFRDLKSSGFNMEDTWTNSLIYFENLYLCLCIAYTWMIILGADCSKNKKSKIIGATKKIRNKIVRIYSLFSSGLTWFNRCYDSNRKKYALKFNLILYDI, from the coding sequence ATGCTTAACAATCAAGAATATATTACCGCAGAATTAGGAAAAATGCTATATGAGATTTTACCCATATCATCCAAGAAACTAAAAAATTTAGTATATATTGTTTTGGGAATATTGTTATCAAAATCAGTTATAATCTCAGAAATATCAGAAAAGCTAAAGGATTACTATACAGAAGCCAATGAAGAAAGTAAAATAAAAAGAATTTATAGATTTTTTTCAAGTTCAACAATAAAGTCAGACTACCTATATTATAATTTTATCGATGAAATTATGATAAATTATATAAAAAGAAGTACCACTAATAAACTGGTTGTAATATTTGACCATACAACACTGGAAGATAAATTTTTAATACTTAAATTTTCGCTGAAAGTGGGAAAAAGAGCAGTTCCACTATGGTATAGAATATTTGAATATAATGAAAAAGATAATAAAAATTTCAAACATATAAAACAGGGAATAGAAGAGATTAAGGATCTTATAAGTTCATATAATTATGAAGTTGTATTGCTGGCAGATAGAGGTTTTAAGAGTATAGATTTATTTAAGTTTATAAATAAAATAGGATGGAAATATTGTATAAGATGTACCAATGATATGCTTGTAAATATAGAAGGGAAAGAAAAAATAAAATACCTTAGAGATATAAAAACTCTAAAAAAAGGCGTAAAAAAGTTTAATGGAATTTTACTAAGTGCTGAAAAATATAGATGCAATTTAGCAGTTTGTAAGGCAGAAGAAGCAGCGGATACCTGGTATATAGTAACCAATCTTGATAGTAAGAATGCTGTTAATGAATATAAGAAAAGATTTATTATAGAAGAAATGTTTAGAGATTTAAAATCCAGTGGCTTCAATATGGAAGATACATGGACAAACAGTCTTATATATTTTGAAAACTTATATTTATGCTTATGTATAGCATATACATGGATGATAATATTAGGAGCAGATTGTTCTAAGAATAAGAAGAGTAAGATAATAGGCGCAACTAAAAAGATAAGAAATAAAATAGTTAGAATATACAGCTTATTCAGCAGTGGATTGACATGGTTTAACAGATGTTATGATTCTAATAGAAAAAAATATGCCTTAAAATTTAATTTGATACTTTATGACATCTAA
- a CDS encoding aspartate/glutamate racemase family protein, translating into MKKLGLIGGMGPESTIPYYHDIVYGVQSKVGKKFFPNLTIESVNVFDILNMCERKEYEALINYLMAAINNLRASGADFIALSANTPHIVFDELQKRSPIQLVSIIEAACDEAKRRNISKIGLLGTIFTMNGEFFKKPFLKNHIEVITPTDEEKGFVNQKISQELELGIVKEETLSAFLKIVQRMKDENGIQAIVLGCTELPLLFKGVKTPVDCLDTMQIHIQTLVNMIIDD; encoded by the coding sequence ATGAAAAAGTTAGGTTTAATTGGAGGAATGGGACCAGAGTCAACAATTCCATACTATCATGACATTGTATATGGAGTTCAAAGCAAAGTTGGGAAAAAGTTTTTTCCTAATCTGACTATTGAGAGTGTGAATGTTTTTGATATCCTTAATATGTGTGAAAGGAAAGAATATGAAGCACTTATCAATTATTTAATGGCAGCAATCAATAATTTGAGAGCCAGCGGTGCAGATTTTATAGCTTTATCGGCAAATACACCACACATTGTTTTTGATGAGCTGCAGAAGCGTTCACCTATCCAGCTTGTGAGTATTATTGAGGCTGCTTGTGATGAAGCAAAACGACGTAATATATCTAAAATAGGGTTGCTCGGAACAATCTTTACCATGAATGGAGAATTTTTTAAAAAGCCATTTTTAAAAAATCATATAGAAGTCATAACCCCAACTGATGAAGAAAAGGGTTTTGTCAATCAAAAGATTTCCCAAGAGTTAGAATTAGGTATTGTCAAGGAAGAAACTTTATCAGCGTTTCTGAAAATTGTGCAGAGAATGAAAGATGAAAATGGAATACAAGCAATTGTTTTAGGTTGTACTGAATTGCCATTGTTGTTCAAAGGAGTTAAAACACCAGTAGATTGTTTAGATACAATGCAGATACATATTCAGACTCTTGTTAATATGATTATAGATGATTAA
- a CDS encoding GrpB family protein: protein MRTKHVVVEDYNPNWKYEFEKIEAELRTVLKDVISIEHVGSTSVEGFAAKPIIDIHIVIEDNFEEVKNQLGTIGYIHEGDLGISGRETFKYRNKDCLMTHHLYVCNKNNEELHRHITFRDYLRNNKKERERYSLIKKEMAAKYPEDIDSYISGKQDVILEIYEKCGLL from the coding sequence ATGAGAACTAAACATGTAGTAGTAGAAGACTATAATCCAAATTGGAAATATGAATTTGAAAAAATTGAAGCAGAACTAAGGACAGTTTTAAAAGATGTCATCTCTATTGAGCATGTAGGAAGTACATCTGTTGAGGGCTTCGCAGCCAAGCCTATTATTGATATACATATTGTAATTGAAGATAATTTCGAAGAAGTGAAAAATCAATTAGGAACTATTGGCTATATACATGAAGGTGACCTAGGAATATCGGGTAGAGAGACATTTAAATATAGAAATAAGGATTGTTTAATGACTCATCATTTATATGTATGTAATAAGAATAATGAGGAATTACATCGTCACATAACATTTAGAGATTATCTTAGAAATAATAAAAAAGAGAGAGAAAGATATAGTTTAATAAAAAAAGAAATGGCAGCTAAATATCCAGAAGATATAGATTCATATATTTCTGGAAAGCAAGATGTAATTTTAGAGATTTATGAAAAATGTGGATTACTATAA
- a CDS encoding AraC family transcriptional regulator, producing MDITIEKIPTHRIAYIRQIGPYGINNVQTMENIKKWAKSNDLFNDESIIFGIAQDNPKTTKPENCRYDTCIVVSKDYLLTDEYVREGYITGGKYVVFKINHTAEAVQKAWNDIFPELLRQGYQFDETRPILERYIVKMVNNHYCEICVPVY from the coding sequence GTGGATATTACAATTGAAAAGATTCCAACGCATAGGATTGCTTACATAAGGCAGATTGGTCCTTATGGAATTAACAATGTTCAAACAATGGAAAATATAAAAAAATGGGCAAAATCTAACGATTTATTTAATGACGAATCAATAATTTTTGGAATTGCTCAGGATAATCCTAAGACGACTAAACCTGAAAATTGTCGTTATGATACGTGTATTGTTGTTTCAAAGGATTATTTATTAACTGATGAGTATGTAAGGGAAGGTTATATTACTGGAGGGAAGTATGTGGTTTTTAAAATTAATCATACAGCAGAAGCAGTTCAGAAAGCGTGGAATGATATTTTTCCAGAATTATTAAGACAAGGATATCAATTTGATGAAACAAGACCAATCCTAGAAAGGTATATAGTCAAAATGGTTAATAATCATTATTGTGAGATTTGTGTACCAGTATATTAA